The following are encoded in a window of Methanococcus voltae genomic DNA:
- a CDS encoding phage distal tail protein produces MMKIKVKTDNHELLMGEKDFEVIFLGLPGTSEIKSKIHTLKSPFIDGEIYVDNQLKPLKFKLKGIITSNIKENINLLRKVFNPKKKGTLTYIEDNVEKSIEFIANTVPKFEYSTYDYQKFLVEIYCPAPILKSKLIKKEVTSSTGLFKFPFSTTKAGIPMGTRLSTTIIENNGDLDVDYILVISGPMTAPIEIKNNTTNEIIKLRKSLTVHEKLIIDTKNKNIELLTETSKVRAFNYLNPDSRLFKLRVGGNEIEYTTANEAEVGNLAISYKENYIW; encoded by the coding sequence ATGATGAAAATAAAAGTCAAAACAGATAACCATGAGTTGTTAATGGGTGAAAAAGATTTTGAAGTAATATTTTTAGGATTACCGGGTACTTCAGAAATTAAATCAAAGATTCATACTTTAAAATCTCCATTTATTGATGGAGAAATTTACGTAGATAACCAATTAAAACCTTTAAAATTTAAATTGAAAGGTATTATCACAAGTAATATCAAAGAAAACATTAATTTACTTAGAAAAGTATTCAATCCAAAGAAAAAAGGAACTTTAACCTACATTGAAGATAATGTAGAAAAATCAATCGAATTTATAGCAAATACAGTTCCAAAGTTTGAATACTCGACTTACGATTATCAAAAGTTTTTAGTTGAAATCTACTGCCCAGCTCCAATATTAAAGTCAAAACTAATTAAAAAAGAAGTAACTTCCTCAACGGGTTTGTTTAAATTCCCATTTTCTACAACTAAAGCAGGTATACCAATGGGAACCCGTTTAAGTACCACAATCATTGAAAATAACGGAGATTTAGATGTTGATTACATTCTTGTAATTTCAGGACCGATGACTGCACCGATTGAGATTAAAAACAATACAACGAATGAAATCATAAAATTAAGAAAATCGTTAACGGTTCATGAAAAACTAATAATAGATACAAAAAATAAAAATATTGAGCTTTTAACTGAAACATCAAAAGTAAGAGCTTTTAACTATTTAAATCCAGATTCAAGACTTTTTAAACTTCGAGTGGGTGGAAACGAAATAGAATATACGACTGCAAATGAAGCAGAAGTTGGTAATCTAGCTATTTCGTATAAGGAGAACTATATTTGGTAG